From the Bacillus tuaregi genome, one window contains:
- a CDS encoding DMT family transporter gives MKNNTRRGELLLTITALIWGTSFVAQRVGMEYIGPFTFTATRFIIGTLSLIPVIFIMGRIHNKPKSKASNGTNKDLLIGGLACGIALFFGISFQQAGLVYTTAGKAGFITALYIVLVPLFGLFIQKKVGKSVWIGVVLAVIGLYLLCMTEGFTISKGDLIVLCGTVFWAIHILVVDHFAPKVDGLKMSFIQFFVAGILSLLVAIFAENIELSSILDSAGPILYTGIVVVGIAYTFQILGQKGTSPTVAAIILSMESVFAVISGMIILGESMSLKEIIGCVIMFIAVIIAQLPAEVETDTQAKKNVI, from the coding sequence ATGAAAAATAATACTAGGCGTGGTGAGCTTCTTCTCACTATAACAGCGCTGATTTGGGGTACTTCGTTTGTAGCTCAGCGTGTTGGCATGGAATATATCGGACCTTTTACGTTTACAGCGACAAGATTCATAATTGGGACGCTATCATTAATTCCTGTGATTTTTATTATGGGCAGGATTCATAACAAGCCAAAAAGTAAAGCATCGAATGGAACTAATAAAGACTTGCTTATTGGCGGGTTAGCTTGTGGGATTGCCTTGTTTTTTGGAATTTCCTTTCAACAGGCTGGATTAGTGTACACGACTGCTGGAAAAGCAGGGTTTATCACGGCATTATATATTGTTTTAGTACCGCTTTTCGGTCTCTTTATCCAAAAAAAAGTAGGGAAGAGTGTTTGGATTGGTGTGGTTTTAGCCGTTATCGGGCTGTATTTATTATGCATGACAGAAGGCTTTACGATTTCAAAAGGTGATTTAATTGTTTTATGCGGCACTGTATTTTGGGCCATACACATATTAGTTGTGGATCATTTTGCACCAAAGGTAGATGGACTAAAAATGTCATTCATTCAATTTTTTGTGGCAGGAATCCTATCTCTTCTAGTAGCTATCTTTGCAGAAAATATTGAATTATCTTCCATTCTAGATAGTGCTGGACCGATTCTATATACCGGTATAGTCGTAGTCGGGATTGCTTACACATTTCAAATATTGGGGCAAAAGGGAACAAGCCCCACTGTAGCAGCGATTATTCTAAGCATGGAATCCGTATTTGCAGTCATCTCAGGAATGATTATACTAGGAGAAAGTATGTCACTTAAAGAAATAATCGGCTGTGTCATTATGTTTATCGCGGTAATTATCGCTCAGCTTCCAGCAGAAGTGGAAACAGATACACAAGCTAAAAAGAATGTAATCTAA
- a CDS encoding DEAD/DEAH box helicase, producing the protein MRLKLSEKIIKEMCGTVSFKRGDAYFRNKKVTFTKYSHNSYQAVVSGAENFYVTIDSDSSQRITTSCSCPTLASFQKDCQHIAAVLLAISHYQKQGITPVLDEEYTGDVNQELTEGLLKLFNQQKTPSISKKRHFEDRDILEAEFIYKILSVGSEFMLAIQIKIEQIVIENIREFLKKIKDGDTYRLSHFVTYNPSLHCFRIEDDAVFRQLFMIMDHEQMYLKTVRNDQEEGFCKELMISPTAWESLLPTLDRASNVKLEYNGNNVNRLNVLDEALSLKFQFVEDPNNGFQLNVEGLHNLIMLTSYHLVLSEGKLIRLQQEDFQRLVELKDMLISTGTNRIPVPREQLFLFMEKVIPGLKRLGEVQLPDSMTQDLNKTTLKAKLYLDRVNNRLLAGLEFHYDQIVINPLEERPIRAFIARDSEKEKRILQIMEDSSFARNDSGYLLYNEELEYEFLYHVLPKLKGFVQIYATTAVRNRLYRGNPRPRIRVKAYKDRMNWLEFTFDLDSIPQNQIKDVLAALEEKRKYYRLRDGSLLSLETREFETLKKFLYALPDELDFEDGIQVSTIQGLRMLEAVDDQEILSLEESFRRFLENIEHPERLTFKVPEKLDSIMREYQKHGYKWMKLLSQYGFGGILADSMGLGKTLQGIAFIQSELAVIREKKTPALIICPSSLTYNWVSELLKFTPDIQAIVVDGTVQERAEIMKEAVEQDVIITSYPLLRKDCKWYEKQYFHTVFFDEAQAFKNPTTQTARVVKKIQAGNRFALTGTPVENSLEELWSIFHVVFPELFQGLKEYSNLTREMIARRIRPFLLRRLKEDVLAELPAKLESIEAVELLPEQKKLYAAYLAKLKHDTLKHLDKDTIRKNRIKILAGLTRLRQICCHPALFVDGYKGKAAKFERLLQLLEEAKMAGRRVLIFSQFTKMLRLIGRELAEQGIPFFYLDGQTPSEERVDFCNRFNRGEHDFFLISLKAGGTGLNLTGADTVILYDLWWNPAVEAQAADRAHRIGQEQEVQVIKLVARGSIEEKINVLQEKKKDLIEKVIDPGEKGTFSLTEEDIRELLNI; encoded by the coding sequence ATGAGGCTTAAGTTAAGTGAAAAAATAATTAAAGAAATGTGCGGTACAGTCTCCTTCAAAAGAGGGGATGCTTATTTCCGCAATAAAAAAGTAACGTTTACAAAATATAGCCATAACTCTTATCAAGCAGTCGTAAGCGGGGCAGAGAATTTTTATGTAACGATTGACAGCGATTCTTCACAAAGAATAACAACCTCGTGTAGTTGTCCAACGCTCGCTTCCTTTCAAAAGGATTGTCAGCATATCGCTGCCGTTTTACTGGCCATATCTCATTATCAGAAACAAGGTATAACACCTGTTCTTGATGAAGAATATACAGGAGACGTAAATCAAGAGTTGACGGAAGGACTATTGAAGCTTTTTAATCAACAGAAAACACCGTCAATCAGTAAAAAACGTCATTTCGAGGATAGAGACATTCTTGAAGCGGAATTTATCTATAAAATATTATCTGTTGGCAGTGAATTCATGCTGGCTATTCAAATCAAAATAGAACAGATAGTCATTGAGAATATTCGTGAATTTCTTAAAAAGATAAAAGACGGGGACACCTATAGGCTATCCCATTTTGTCACCTATAATCCAAGTCTTCATTGCTTTCGAATCGAGGATGATGCTGTATTTCGCCAGCTGTTTATGATTATGGATCATGAACAAATGTATTTAAAAACGGTGAGAAATGACCAAGAAGAGGGCTTTTGTAAAGAATTAATGATTTCTCCCACAGCATGGGAATCACTTCTCCCAACACTTGATAGGGCTTCGAATGTAAAGCTTGAGTATAATGGAAATAATGTTAATAGATTAAATGTATTAGACGAAGCCCTTTCCCTAAAGTTTCAGTTTGTTGAAGATCCTAACAATGGCTTCCAGCTGAATGTAGAAGGTTTACATAATCTAATTATGTTAACATCTTACCATTTAGTATTATCAGAAGGAAAACTAATCCGACTACAGCAGGAGGATTTTCAAAGGCTTGTTGAATTAAAGGACATGCTGATCTCCACTGGGACGAATAGAATACCTGTACCGAGAGAGCAGTTGTTTTTGTTTATGGAAAAGGTCATCCCCGGATTGAAAAGATTAGGGGAGGTACAGCTTCCTGACAGCATGACGCAAGATCTGAATAAGACAACATTAAAAGCAAAACTATACCTAGATCGTGTCAACAATCGTCTTTTAGCAGGTCTTGAGTTTCATTATGACCAGATTGTAATCAATCCATTGGAAGAGCGTCCCATTAGGGCATTTATTGCAAGAGACAGTGAAAAGGAGAAGCGAATTCTCCAAATCATGGAGGATAGTTCCTTTGCAAGAAATGATAGCGGCTATCTATTATATAATGAAGAATTGGAATATGAGTTTTTATATCATGTTCTTCCTAAGCTGAAAGGATTCGTACAAATATACGCGACCACTGCAGTTCGAAATCGTCTGTATAGAGGGAATCCTCGTCCTCGAATCAGAGTAAAGGCTTATAAGGACCGCATGAATTGGCTGGAATTTACGTTTGATTTAGACAGTATTCCGCAAAATCAAATCAAGGATGTTCTCGCCGCTTTAGAAGAAAAAAGAAAATATTACCGCTTAAGAGATGGCTCATTGCTGTCCTTGGAGACGCGGGAATTTGAGACCTTGAAGAAATTCCTTTATGCACTTCCGGATGAGTTGGATTTTGAGGATGGAATTCAGGTTAGCACGATTCAAGGTCTTCGCATGCTGGAAGCAGTAGATGATCAAGAAATTTTGTCATTAGAAGAATCCTTTCGTCGGTTCTTAGAGAATATCGAGCATCCAGAGCGGTTAACTTTTAAAGTTCCGGAAAAGCTCGACTCCATTATGCGTGAATATCAAAAGCACGGCTACAAGTGGATGAAGCTGCTTTCACAATATGGATTTGGTGGGATTTTGGCAGACAGTATGGGACTAGGAAAAACCTTGCAGGGAATTGCCTTTATCCAATCAGAGCTGGCCGTTATTCGCGAGAAGAAAACACCTGCTCTCATCATCTGTCCTTCATCCTTGACTTATAATTGGGTGAGTGAATTGTTAAAGTTTACCCCGGATATCCAGGCCATTGTAGTGGATGGGACTGTACAAGAAAGAGCAGAGATTATGAAAGAGGCAGTGGAGCAGGATGTTATCATTACATCCTATCCTTTACTGCGCAAAGACTGTAAATGGTATGAAAAGCAATATTTCCACACCGTTTTTTTCGATGAAGCACAGGCCTTTAAAAATCCAACGACGCAAACAGCCAGAGTGGTAAAGAAAATCCAAGCTGGAAACCGTTTTGCGCTTACCGGTACTCCTGTGGAGAATTCACTTGAAGAGCTATGGTCTATTTTCCATGTGGTCTTCCCTGAGCTATTCCAGGGACTTAAGGAGTACAGCAATCTGACAAGGGAAATGATTGCTCGAAGAATCCGTCCCTTTTTACTCCGCAGGTTGAAGGAGGATGTATTGGCAGAGCTTCCAGCAAAACTGGAGTCCATCGAAGCGGTTGAGCTCTTGCCGGAGCAGAAAAAGCTATATGCTGCCTATTTGGCAAAGCTGAAGCATGACACGTTAAAGCATTTAGATAAGGATACGATTCGAAAAAATCGCATTAAAATCCTGGCCGGCTTAACACGTCTGCGGCAAATATGCTGTCATCCAGCCTTGTTTGTGGACGGATATAAGGGTAAAGCGGCTAAGTTTGAAAGGCTGCTGCAGCTTCTTGAGGAAGCGAAAATGGCAGGGAGAAGAGTATTGATTTTTTCACAGTTTACGAAAATGCTAAGGCTTATCGGCCGAGAATTAGCAGAGCAGGGAATTCCTTTTTTCTATCTTGATGGGCAGACGCCTTCAGAAGAACGAGTGGATTTTTGCAATCGATTTAATAGGGGGGAACACGATTTCTTCCTGATTTCATTAAAGGCAGGAGGAACAGGCTTAAATTTAACAGGTGCAGATACTGTGATTTTATATGATTTATGGTGGAATCCGGCTGTTGAGGCACAGGCCGCTGACCGTGCGCATCGGATTGGACAGGAGCAGGAAGTACAGGTCATAAAGCTTGTTGCACGGGGGTCGATCGAGGAAAAGATCAATGTATTGCAGGAAAAAAAGAAGGATTTAATAGAAAAAGTGATTGATCCCGGGGAGAAAGGGACCTTTTCCCTAACAGAAGAGGATATACGTGAACTATTAAATATCTAG
- the crcB gene encoding fluoride efflux transporter CrcB, whose protein sequence is MIWLIGIGGALGSALRYLLGNYMKSRFHQIVFFPLGTWVINMTGSFILGILIKLHMEDIINDGMWFLIGVGFCGAYTTFSTFGYETLTLIRVKKIHLALVYVIVSILAGVLAAGTGYGLINFVI, encoded by the coding sequence ATGATATGGTTAATCGGAATCGGTGGAGCTCTAGGAAGTGCACTACGTTATTTATTAGGCAATTATATGAAAAGTCGTTTTCATCAAATCGTATTTTTCCCATTAGGAACATGGGTGATCAATATGACGGGGTCTTTCATATTAGGAATTTTAATCAAGCTTCATATGGAAGACATCATCAATGATGGGATGTGGTTTCTGATTGGAGTTGGCTTTTGTGGTGCCTATACCACCTTTTCCACCTTTGGATATGAAACCCTTACTTTAATAAGGGTAAAGAAAATACATCTCGCATTGGTTTATGTTATCGTATCGATACTTGCTGGGGTACTGGCTGCGGGAACTGGATATGGTTTGATAAATTTTGTGATTTAG
- a CDS encoding DUF3231 family protein, whose protein sequence is MEHNQYNVELTSVELGKLWATYTGNTMAKCVLGFYLRHIDDEDIKKVLENALELCETIIDKIFDVYKQENIPVPIGFTEEDVNSDAPRLFSDRFYLHYLKYTCKAGMNIYSTAIPLIVRNDIRDFYIDILQATTKLVSQVNDLLMEKGYFVKPPIIPIPDKVELVKKQGYLNGFFGNIRPPHALEITHLYDDIENNVTSKALLIGFSQTAKFEEVQRFLLRGKDITTKHIESCAQHLHRDHLPSPPLLDDVVTTSTYAPFSDKLMIWHKIDMFSMKIRAYANALSLNGRKDLGAMYAKFLADIGLFVEDGANIMIDHGWMEKVPQAVDREKLKNE, encoded by the coding sequence ATGGAGCATAATCAATATAATGTTGAATTAACTTCAGTAGAGCTTGGAAAACTTTGGGCAACCTATACAGGAAATACGATGGCTAAATGTGTTTTAGGGTTTTACCTTAGACATATTGATGACGAGGATATTAAAAAAGTGTTAGAAAACGCACTAGAATTATGTGAAACCATCATTGATAAAATCTTTGATGTATACAAACAAGAAAATATCCCGGTTCCAATCGGTTTTACAGAAGAGGATGTTAACTCCGATGCGCCTAGATTATTTTCAGATAGGTTTTATTTGCATTATCTGAAGTATACGTGTAAAGCTGGGATGAATATTTATTCCACTGCCATTCCATTAATCGTTCGTAATGACATTCGGGACTTTTATATAGATATACTTCAAGCAACCACCAAGCTTGTTTCACAGGTTAATGATTTACTAATGGAGAAGGGGTATTTTGTGAAACCGCCTATCATTCCCATTCCAGATAAAGTGGAGTTGGTCAAAAAACAAGGCTATCTAAACGGTTTTTTTGGCAATATCAGACCTCCACATGCATTAGAAATTACCCATCTATACGACGATATTGAAAATAACGTCACGAGTAAAGCGCTCCTAATCGGTTTTAGTCAAACAGCTAAATTCGAGGAAGTACAGAGGTTCCTGCTTAGAGGTAAAGACATCACGACCAAACATATTGAGTCCTGTGCACAGCATTTACATAGAGATCATCTGCCGTCTCCGCCCTTATTGGATGATGTCGTTACGACTAGCACCTATGCTCCTTTTTCAGATAAATTAATGATTTGGCATAAAATTGATATGTTTTCGATGAAAATAAGAGCATATGCGAATGCTTTGTCTCTTAACGGCCGAAAAGATTTAGGGGCCATGTATGCTAAATTTCTGGCAGATATTGGTCTCTTTGTTGAAGACGGTGCAAATATCATGATTGATCATGGATGGATGGAAAAAGTCCCGCAGGCGGTTGATCGGGAAAAATTGAAAAATGAATGA
- a CDS encoding NAD-dependent epimerase yields MQSTSSKVFITGCAGFIGFHLAKRMLDEGYQVIGIDNINDYYETSLKENRLKLLEKYPHFTFFKGSMENLELLESVFEHHNPAIVIHLAAQAGVRYSLTHPHTYIQSNLVGFFNLLECCKKYKILHLLYASSSSVYGGNNKIPFSVNDRTDHPISLYAATKKSNELMAYTYSHLFKLPTTGLRFFTVYGPWGRPDMAIYSFSHAIMKQKPIDIYNYGKMKRDFTYIDDVIEAIFQLMKIGPPQATSKPPYKVYNIGNHQPVELSDMIKLLEDQLGRKAIKNYVAIQPGDVPETFANIDDLILDTQFTPTVSIEEGIKKFVQWYKDYYNLS; encoded by the coding sequence ATGCAAAGCACCTCAAGCAAGGTATTTATCACCGGCTGCGCAGGCTTCATTGGCTTCCATCTAGCAAAACGCATGTTAGACGAAGGTTATCAAGTAATCGGGATTGATAATATCAATGATTATTATGAAACAAGCTTAAAAGAAAACCGATTAAAGCTCCTAGAAAAATATCCCCATTTTACATTTTTCAAAGGGTCGATGGAGAATCTAGAGTTACTTGAAAGTGTTTTTGAACACCATAATCCAGCAATCGTTATCCATCTCGCAGCACAAGCAGGTGTACGATACAGCTTAACCCATCCCCACACCTATATCCAATCCAATCTTGTAGGCTTTTTTAATTTATTGGAATGCTGTAAAAAGTATAAGATACTACATCTTTTATATGCATCTTCCAGCTCAGTATACGGTGGAAATAATAAAATTCCATTTTCCGTCAACGATCGTACCGATCACCCAATCAGTCTCTATGCTGCTACGAAAAAATCTAATGAACTCATGGCTTACACGTACAGTCATCTGTTTAAACTCCCTACAACCGGATTACGATTCTTCACTGTGTATGGTCCATGGGGAAGACCGGATATGGCCATATACTCCTTTAGCCATGCTATTATGAAGCAAAAACCTATTGATATTTATAATTATGGCAAGATGAAACGAGACTTTACGTATATTGATGATGTAATTGAAGCCATCTTCCAGCTTATGAAAATTGGACCTCCACAAGCAACATCAAAGCCTCCCTACAAGGTCTACAATATTGGAAACCATCAGCCAGTAGAGCTCTCTGACATGATTAAGCTGCTAGAGGATCAATTGGGAAGAAAAGCGATTAAGAATTATGTGGCGATTCAGCCTGGAGATGTTCCTGAAACCTTTGCCAATATCGATGATTTAATACTAGATACTCAGTTTACCCCGACTGTCTCTATTGAAGAAGGTATCAAAAAGTTTGTTCAATGGTACAAAGATTATTACAATCTTTCATAG
- a CDS encoding zinc ribbon domain-containing protein YjdM yields the protein MSNLPNCPKCNSEYTYEDGSLLVCPECAYEWTVEEESNEDVKVIKDANGNVLTDGDTVTVIKDLKVKGSSSTLKQGTKVKNIRLVDGDHDIDCKIDGFGAMKLKSEFVKKV from the coding sequence ATGTCAAACTTACCAAACTGTCCGAAATGTAATTCTGAATATACATATGAAGATGGAAGCCTCTTAGTTTGCCCGGAATGTGCTTATGAATGGACTGTAGAAGAGGAAAGCAATGAAGATGTGAAGGTTATTAAGGATGCTAATGGTAATGTGCTCACTGATGGAGATACAGTGACAGTCATTAAGGATCTGAAAGTAAAAGGATCCTCGTCCACACTAAAGCAAGGAACAAAGGTTAAAAATATTAGGTTAGTTGATGGCGATCATGATATAGATTGCAAAATTGATGGATTTGGAGCAATGAAATTAAAATCTGAATTTGTCAAAAAGGTATAA
- the crcB gene encoding fluoride efflux transporter CrcB: protein MKVFFVMLGGFLGSISRYSVGEWIHIDNGFPLGTLSINLIGCFILGWFFTIAGRSRKVRAEDSLLIGTGFIGSFTTFSTFSVETMQLFQHGLFGQAFLYILASTIVGILLAFLGYRIALSSKRGAEEK from the coding sequence ATGAAGGTGTTTTTCGTCATGCTTGGAGGATTTTTAGGAAGTATTTCAAGATATAGTGTAGGAGAGTGGATTCATATAGATAATGGTTTTCCACTTGGAACCTTATCTATTAATCTAATCGGATGTTTTATCCTTGGCTGGTTTTTTACTATTGCTGGCCGTTCAAGGAAGGTGAGGGCTGAGGATTCCCTTTTGATTGGAACTGGTTTTATTGGCTCGTTTACCACTTTTTCAACCTTTTCCGTTGAGACAATGCAATTATTCCAACATGGTTTATTCGGACAAGCATTTCTATATATTCTGGCTTCCACGATTGTAGGTATTCTGTTAGCCTTTTTAGGCTATCGAATAGCCTTATCGAGTAAAAGAGGGGCGGAAGAAAAATGA
- a CDS encoding aldo/keto reductase, with protein sequence MDFATLNNGLKMPQLGFGVWQVPDDQAATAVAKALEVGYRSIDTAMIYENEKGVGKALNESTVPREELFITTKVWNTDQGFDNTIRAYEKSLERLGLDYVDLYLIHWPTPQYDQYVDTYKALEKLYQDGRVKAIGVCNFNKEHLERIITECDVTPVVNQVECHPYLSQKELKDYCQLHNIYVEAWSPLDQGGEALQDPVIKQIAEKHKKSTAQTILRWHLQNQTIVIPKSVTSSRIEENFQVFDFELSVTEMDEINSLNRNRRKGPEPNDFNLR encoded by the coding sequence ATGGATTTTGCAACCTTGAATAATGGTCTGAAAATGCCGCAGCTAGGCTTTGGTGTATGGCAGGTTCCTGATGATCAAGCAGCTACTGCCGTTGCTAAGGCACTTGAAGTGGGATACCGCTCGATTGATACTGCGATGATTTATGAAAATGAAAAAGGTGTTGGAAAAGCGCTCAATGAATCAACTGTTCCACGTGAAGAACTTTTTATTACAACTAAAGTTTGGAACACTGATCAGGGCTTTGACAATACTATTCGGGCTTATGAGAAAAGCTTGGAAAGATTGGGATTAGACTACGTTGATCTTTACCTCATACATTGGCCGACACCACAGTATGATCAGTACGTTGATACATACAAGGCTTTAGAAAAACTTTATCAAGATGGGCGCGTAAAGGCGATTGGGGTGTGTAATTTTAACAAGGAGCATCTTGAACGAATTATCACTGAATGTGACGTAACTCCTGTGGTAAATCAAGTAGAGTGTCACCCTTACCTCTCACAGAAAGAACTGAAGGATTATTGTCAGTTACATAATATATACGTCGAGGCTTGGAGTCCGCTTGATCAAGGCGGAGAAGCGTTGCAGGATCCGGTTATTAAACAAATAGCTGAAAAACATAAAAAATCAACGGCCCAGACAATTCTAAGATGGCATTTGCAAAATCAAACCATTGTGATTCCTAAATCTGTGACCTCATCACGGATTGAAGAAAACTTCCAGGTATTTGATTTTGAATTATCCGTAACAGAAATGGATGAAATAAACAGCCTTAACCGTAACCGCCGGAAAGGTCCTGAACCAAATGATTTTAATCTAAGATAA
- the corA gene encoding magnesium/cobalt transporter CorA produces the protein MIRVVGITFDFELETANTLNHVDFSRYRWYWVDFNGPSHDEISHLTNTFQFHPLAVEDCIHRPQRPKLDYYDNYTFFVTHIVKEKNKEIEREELNFFIGDYYIVTYHREPVLEVNQVWERLMNKKNLEQWDPYYVFYDILDKLVDNYFPLMYKIEDELDKIENNTQNNSMESLMNELFDTRHMLLNLRHSINPMRDLLYRMLNSHHLQGIRDRWEYFSDIYDHLLKLSDMVMSSRELTADIRDSYLSLNSHQTNNVMRILTIITSIFAPLTFIAGIYGMNFKHMPELAWKYGYFLALIMMGAVGVALYFWFKKKGWF, from the coding sequence ATGATACGAGTCGTTGGAATTACATTTGATTTTGAATTAGAAACAGCTAATACCCTTAATCATGTAGATTTTTCTCGTTATAGATGGTATTGGGTTGATTTTAATGGACCAAGTCATGATGAAATAAGCCATTTAACTAATACATTTCAATTTCATCCACTAGCGGTTGAAGATTGTATTCATAGACCTCAGCGCCCAAAATTGGATTATTATGATAACTATACTTTTTTTGTAACTCATATTGTGAAGGAAAAGAATAAGGAAATTGAGAGGGAGGAGTTGAATTTTTTCATAGGAGACTATTATATCGTTACCTATCATCGTGAGCCTGTCCTGGAGGTCAATCAAGTATGGGAGAGGCTAATGAATAAAAAGAATTTAGAGCAATGGGATCCCTATTATGTGTTTTACGACATTCTAGATAAGCTAGTGGATAATTACTTTCCTCTGATGTATAAAATTGAGGACGAACTAGACAAAATTGAAAATAATACCCAAAATAATTCGATGGAGAGTTTGATGAATGAGCTTTTTGATACAAGACATATGCTACTGAATTTAAGACATTCCATAAACCCAATGAGAGATTTGCTTTATCGTATGTTAAATTCGCATCATTTACAGGGCATTAGGGATCGATGGGAATATTTCTCTGATATTTATGATCATTTACTTAAATTATCGGACATGGTCATGTCCAGCCGAGAGTTGACAGCGGACATCCGTGACAGTTATTTGTCGTTAAATTCACATCAAACCAATAATGTTATGCGAATATTGACCATTATTACTTCTATTTTTGCACCATTAACCTTTATTGCAGGCATATACGGTATGAATTTTAAGCACATGCCTGAGCTTGCATGGAAATATGGCTATTTTTTGGCACTGATTATGATGGGAGCAGTGGGTGTGGCGCTGTATTTTTGGTTCAAAAAGAAGGGATGGTTTTGA
- a CDS encoding guanylate kinase, producing the protein MYNIKGKEKLFIYTGPDGSGRKTIAKMVATTFDMETVLSYTTRPPRHYEQDGEDYYFINEETFKQMEAKEEFLESVEIDGFHYGIREEDVVKAFENHNLVYLTLNPEGTDKLKQMYGDRVMRFFIYADRDTVLNRLKARNESDEDIIRHMNHYHDIMLYKNSCEHSFENFDLPQVSFQISEVIEKFLDRDIIVTDY; encoded by the coding sequence ATGTACAATATCAAAGGAAAAGAAAAATTATTTATCTATACAGGTCCAGATGGGTCTGGAAGAAAAACAATCGCCAAAATGGTTGCGACTACTTTTGATATGGAAACGGTATTATCTTATACAACACGCCCGCCTCGTCACTACGAGCAGGATGGTGAAGATTATTATTTTATTAACGAAGAAACCTTCAAGCAGATGGAGGCTAAAGAAGAATTTTTAGAAAGCGTAGAAATTGATGGATTCCATTATGGGATACGTGAAGAAGACGTTGTGAAAGCGTTCGAGAATCATAACCTCGTCTATTTAACATTAAATCCAGAAGGAACTGATAAATTAAAGCAAATGTATGGAGATCGGGTAATGAGATTCTTCATTTATGCGGATCGTGATACGGTTTTAAATCGTTTGAAGGCAAGAAATGAAAGTGATGAAGACATCATCCGCCATATGAACCACTACCATGACATTATGCTTTATAAGAACAGCTGTGAGCACAGCTTTGAAAACTTTGATTTGCCTCAGGTTTCATTCCAAATTAGTGAGGTCATTGAAAAGTTTCTTGATCGAGACATCATTGTAACCGATTATTAA
- the uvsE gene encoding UV DNA damage repair endonuclease UvsE, which produces MTVVRLGYVAMSMELQNASPSQTMTFTQFQKIRDREAAIRKLERIAISNLENTLRLLRHNAFSEIHFYRITSRLIPLANHEELLDWDYMKPLKKNLQEVGEFAKSNAIRIDFHPDHFVVINSAKKEVLKNSIKTLKLHYLLLKGMEIDPEHRCVLHVGGNYKETDKSLERFVDNWMLVPGPIQKMIMLENDDTSFTVDDTLYLCEKLGIPLVFDYHHHLAHNHNENWQDNWERITATWQNSPLPIKMHISSPKSEAEFRHHSNYVDIDMFFRFLNEMKGSVSQIDCMIEAKKKDQALFRLMEEVKKRTDVEIIDGSSFRLM; this is translated from the coding sequence ATGACAGTTGTTCGACTTGGTTATGTGGCCATGAGTATGGAGCTGCAAAATGCATCGCCGTCACAAACGATGACCTTTACGCAGTTTCAAAAAATTAGGGACCGGGAAGCAGCGATTCGTAAATTAGAGCGGATTGCCATCTCTAATTTAGAAAATACACTAAGGCTGCTTAGACATAATGCATTTAGCGAGATTCATTTTTATCGGATAACTTCACGGCTAATTCCATTAGCCAACCATGAGGAGCTCCTTGATTGGGATTATATGAAACCGCTAAAAAAGAATTTGCAGGAAGTCGGGGAGTTTGCAAAGAGTAACGCTATCAGAATTGATTTTCATCCAGATCATTTTGTTGTAATTAACTCTGCTAAAAAGGAGGTATTAAAGAATTCAATCAAGACACTTAAGCTGCATTATTTACTGTTAAAAGGAATGGAGATTGATCCCGAACATCGTTGTGTCCTGCATGTTGGTGGAAACTACAAAGAGACAGATAAATCACTGGAGCGTTTTGTCGATAATTGGATGCTAGTCCCTGGTCCTATTCAAAAAATGATTATGCTTGAAAATGACGATACATCCTTTACAGTCGATGATACTTTGTATTTATGTGAAAAATTAGGAATTCCACTTGTGTTTGATTATCACCATCATCTCGCACACAATCATAATGAAAATTGGCAGGACAATTGGGAGAGAATCACGGCTACTTGGCAAAATTCTCCGTTGCCAATAAAGATGCATATCTCTAGTCCGAAAAGCGAAGCGGAATTTCGACACCATTCGAATTATGTTGATATCGACATGTTCTTTCGTTTTCTAAATGAAATGAAAGGGTCAGTCTCCCAAATTGATTGTATGATTGAGGCAAAGAAGAAGGATCAGGCTTTATTCCGATTGATGGAAGAAGTTAAAAAAAGAACGGACGTTGAAATCATTGATGGGTCATCCTTCCGATTAATGTAA